The Mauremys reevesii isolate NIE-2019 linkage group 1, ASM1616193v1, whole genome shotgun sequence genome segment TCTCTCCTAAGCCAATAGCACTACTGCACATTCATCCCATAGGCCAAGAGGTCAGCAGAAATAGAAAGAATGGAACTGTAGGATTAAGGGGGGAAATGACAACACAGAAACAAGCCATTAGTTAAATGTCAGTTctcatatttaatatttttaataacttTGTAACATTTACCACATAAATCATCTAAATAAATAGATGCTGTACAGTCTCTTATCCATATCAGtacaaaaataaaaccacacTTTGCATCAAATTGTAACTAGACTTGTCCTTCCATTTGTATTACAATCTCCATTTACAACAAGCACTCACTCCGAAAAGGCATTATACTTAGgggtcttttttttgtttgtttgtttggaattGATTCGTTCCCTCAGCCCCCTCTGCCCAAATACATTCAGTTAGTCTGTACAAAAGCTAGCTCATTCTGTGCAAAGGAAGCTTTCTTGTGCAAAGACTCAGGTGCTCTATCATGccaagaataaaaataaagtaacCTTCCCCAACCCCATCCTTGGTGGAAAACAAGCATATAAAATAGGCAGTAAAGTCACACAACAGTCGTAGAAGAACCTAGATTAAGCAGTGCAGAAGCATGGGAAAGAAGGTCGGTGCTGGAAAGCTGGGAGGATTGGGGTTTCTCCAAACACAGGTGCCTGCTACTAAGTAAAACACCCTACATAGCCAGCTAAAATGTTCAatttagattatttttttaagcctaaactttgattttttttaaaacaagttccTTTGCACCTGTTCTGTTGGACGTGAGGTGAGACAATAACCCACTGGAAGAGTCCAGCCACTGAAAACAGCTGTTGGGTTATCCTTACGCCAAAGAGGTACACATGCCTCCCATCCCCAATAAGCTCCTAAAGTGCAATTTGTCCAGAAAAGGGAACTAAAAAGATGTCTCCAAAACTAGAGATGGAAGAAACCTATTGGATCACATCTCAGCCATCTCTAAACACTGGGACTCCTGAACATGGAAACAGAACCTAATAATTCCCCTATTACAGCAAGTGCTGGGGGAAAACGTGTTCTGAAGGTGGATGTGGAGTTTTAAAGTCTTCTCCCCTCCTTCATTGTACCCTTCTTCACCTGGGatgcctggaatggcaaacccaCGCTACAACCATAGAAGGGATGCCAAGGGCTGGATGGCAGCTGTGGAAAGGAGATAAGGAATAGCCAGTGGTCTGAAATGGATACATCTTTCCCTTTTCAAATGGAACTTTTTAAAAGAGGCAATAAGAGTACTCAGCGCTCCTAGTGCTTtgcatcttcaaagtgcttcaAACATACTTAGGCCTTGActtaagaaaagccaaaaagcagACTAACATTTTTAGATTTCAGAGAGTTTTTGGTGCTACCTCTACATTTCTGGTTAAcacctgcccaaccccctccaaaACCCTAATCCCTAAACCCTCCCCCACCATTAGCACTAAAATGAGACAGAACAGATAGATTCTAAAAGGTCAGGTTTCTGACTATCACTCAGTCccgtccccctgccccccatgtgtCAATCTggcacctccaggacccacacagttgtgggaggggagagtgcCTCTTCTCTAAAAAGAGGGGCAGGGTATCAAGTGGCCCACAATTAATGAAAGCAGCAAATCCTCTTTCTGAGCCTGAGCTTTCTACCCATCCCATGTGGCAAGTACAGTAATTCGGTCTCCCATTCAAATGCCAGCCACTACCAGCTTCCATTATTGGTCTCAGTTGCTCTGTGCTACTTCTGATCACAGATTTCTGAATGGGCAATGGCTTCTGGATGAAGTGGCCAACTCCCCAGGAAACATTCCTTATCCTTATTCTGCCCTTCCCCATCAGTGACTGTTCTGATGAGGTTGGCAACCTACCCCCTGCTTTACAAATGCTAATCTCTTGGGCAAGTCCCACAACCACTTCCACCTACCTAATAGCTTAGATTTCAGCTGAGTGGTTAAATAATTTGGGACAGCCATTCTCCTTTTGCGTGAAGGCTACAGCCCTGGCTTATGGGCATTTGAGCTTGGCGGGGCAGAGGACAACACGGCCCCTTTGACATGAGAGAGAACTGATTTTAGACCACTGTGCTCTAGCCTCTGGCAGATATTGGCTTGAGAACATGTACAATGCAACAATCTTTCACTATCACCTGCATGTGCCAATGGTACATTTTCCTTTCTAATAACTACTCCGATCTGAACTGTCATTCTCCTGCTtggctccctcccccacaaagatAAATCTGTGCTTTCCCTCCCCCTGAAAGACCCAGCTACTTAACACAGAAGCAAACAACTCTCTCCACACATGCTCACTTACTCCGTACCCATTCAGAGCACACAGAGGAGTGCCAATTAATCCTTCTAAAATGCTGATGCAGGGCAGTGATGTCCTAAGGGGGAGAAGGAAGTGAAGAAATAGGAAAATTGTGCATTTGAATACACTGGGCTACACTGAACAGACATACTCCATTTCCTAGATACTCCCCTCCCCATGCACACGCCTGCCCCATACACATCCCCATCTAATATTCTCATCTTTTCACTCAGATGAAAAAAAGTGAACAAATCTGTGGCAATACCAATAGCTGTGACAGGCCGCTGTGGAGTGCACAGAAGGAATTGGGCAGCTGAATGAAGCCATTAACTACTGTCAGAATTAGCACTTACAAAGGATGGGAGCAGAAGTCTCCGACAAGAAAGGTTTTGGAGTTCTCACTTTGGCATCTGATTTTATTAATGGGAAGTATCAGCATGATGCAGACCCTGGAAGGGCCTTGGGAGTTAATGAATGCTCCTTGCATTGCAATGCACTCTCTTTCTTAAGTAACAGGCACTCTACCCAACAGTCTGTCCTGAACAGTCTAGCAAGGGCATTATTGACAGTGGGGATACGGTACACAGATCCCGCACAACTCTAGAGTCCAAGAAATGCCAGACCCTACAAGTTAGGGGCCCCATTCATCGGGCAGCCCCCAGTGTCCCAGGAAGCTACACTGCCCTCCTTCCTAGGCTGCAGGAAGAGTACATGGAATAGGaacagaagagaaggaaaaatatCACAATTTTTAGAAAGGAGGTTTGCTTCTTTCCTGCTTCAAAAGCATGAAATTAATGTTCAGCAAAGGGGCCCCGCTTTAACCATCAACCTTGGGCTGTTGCCCACAGCCATCAGCACTGTATTTCCTCACCCCAACCTTTGCTGTGGTGGTTGCATTAAGTATCTCCTATTAGCAGCCTGCCTATTTTTCAGCCTACATGAGGCCACTCTATTCCAGTTAAACCATCAAACACAATACTAAGCGTGGGGCTGGGTAGAGCAGGAAGCAGtactggggcccagggccccaTGAGGTCAAAACCAAGTTCACACATTCAATCAAACACACCAGAAGAATCTTTCAGGACAGTTTCACAACACTAacgacaaaacaaaaaaaaaccaccctgttCTGCTGTGTTAATCACATGTTCGTTTCTGTCTCAGGCTCTGACTTAGTCAGGGTCACTTCACTGGCAGACTTGGGTTTATTTTGGCAAAAGGAACTGCATTTGGGTGTTCCCACAATATCCTGTCTGCCGCTGAAAACAAGGATCAGACTTGACACATCCAAGGGCCCAAGTCATTACAGGAGAATAAGGGGTGTGCTGGAGACACAGGGCTACTAAGGATAGGACTACACTGTAAtaaaagacccggggcagcaagtctcagagcccaggtcaactgacttcgGCTCACGCTgaagggctaaaaatagctgtctAGATGTTCCTGCTTGGCTGGGcatgggaacatctacactggtaTGTTTAGCCCCTATAGcgggagcccaagtcagttgatctGGGATACGAGACTTGGTTCTGGGGAGTTGTTTTTTGCAGCGTAGACGTACCTTAAGATACCACTAATCATTCGTGGTTGGTGCTCTGAGGAATCAATATAAATACTGGGTGTGGGAATGAAAGGtattgggggggggaaaaaagcagttttcaacaaatgtttgtacaatgcctagcacaatggagtcccaaTGCGACCGAGGCCCCTAAGTGTGGCCATGATACAAACAATACATAAAATACCACTATGAACAGATGCATGAAACAAGCAACTCCTGCCCAAAGAACTGCTGGCAAGTTCTTACAGTGCAGTTCTGTTCTGAAGACTGACTCTATAAGAACAGTCCCTTCTTACTCAAGGGACCTGCTTTTTGTGCAATTCTGCTGGCTGAAGTAAGTCTGCATTGCTTCAGCCTTGCAGTCAGCAAAGCTATAAGGGAGTCTGTTGGATTCTATTTCAAACAGAACCATTAAAGTAAGTTCCAACTGGACTCTATTTTGTCTCTTGCATCAACCATAGTAGCTAGTGAAGCGCCAATCACAGAATCTTGGATTTTCATGATAGCAGCCAACAAGGCCCCCGTATGACTTTCAGAttccaggctgagtttgcagtTAAGAATCTTTGcgcttgtaaactgagcacatttgattTGAAAATCGTTGACATTCCACCACTCTGGAGCCCACACCACCATTTCTCCAGTCACTTTTCAGAAGAGAACCACACTTTACAGAGACTAAAAACAATAAAACCATTCTGTTAAGAGAGCAAGATTGATTGTTACAATATACAAACCTTGCTAAGGatgtgtcaaaaaaaaaaaaaaaaaaagagatacatGTTTAGTTTCCTACCACAAAACATCCTCTCCCCACTTGTTCTCTCCACACCACCAAAAAAGCCAACCCACACATCAGCAAGGTTCTGCATCTCAACCGGAAATGGATTAACCCCCCCAGTGGATTGGGCATAAGGTAGTACGGCTACCAATATATCTCCTTAATCATTTTAGGTCAGGAAAGGATATTAGTCATCAGAAGCAATACAAGTAAACATCTACAAGAGTTAAAAATGAAGCAGTGGGTGAATCCTGTTTGCAAGGGCTCCAGAACTTCCACTTACAGTCAAGTTTGCAAAAACAGTGTTCTTCAAAGAAAATGAATGTCAAGACAGAATTCTTTGGTCTGGAAAATCTCAATGGGTGCATAGAAGGTGACACCAACGAGAGAGAAAAGCAGAACGGAAGTCTGGTGAGAGAAGAAGCCTTTTTCTTGCCCTTTACAGGATTTCTGTTGCTTCCCAGATTTTGGCCAGGGCTGGAAACATCCACAAACAAATGAGTTTTTCTTGCAGTATTTCTGGACTAAACTGGGAAAAGTGCATAGAAGGCCATATACCcacatataaaaaaaaataaaagttaaaaccaCTCTTCCAGATCCTACAAAGGTTTGGAACGACAAGTTGGGGAGTAAGTTCTTCAAACTCAGGTGCCTAGGATTAATCTTCTAAATCTATAGTCACCTGGATCAAAGTCACCCTGATTTTCAGATATGCTGGGGACCTGCAACTCTCAGGGAAGTCAGTAGGAGATGCAGGTGCTCGGCACCctttttttttgaggggagggatggggaaagaggATACTTCTATGGAGGTGACTATATATGCATTTAGAAGCCTAACTCTAAGCAATCGTGTTTGACAAACTTTGTCCTGAGCCTATATTTATCCCACAGGTTGcactatttctatttttttagGATTCAGCACTCTCTCTTCTTCTCTGACACCTACTcccaccattaaaaaaaatcaactcaggttccctccaccaccaccctctcAGAATTCCCCACTAATAAAaacttggagctggggcagtCTCCTGCATCCACCTTGTGTTTATTTTGAGGgacaaaaatatttgcactgagaCACCTGAAATATGGGGCGTATCAATCTGTCCCGCAAGTACCATGACCTCGTGGAAGGCAGTCTAGTCCAGACAATGGAGGGTGAATCTTAGTATCCTATGAGCAGCTAGAGCCTACTAGAGGTAAAATGTGCTTTTAAAGAAAGCTTAGAGGCAGTTCAAAACCTTTGTAAAaagcaagtgtttgcaggacccaAAGCATCAGTGTTGCAGAACTCCTAAGTTCTGCAGGCCTGAAGCTAAGCCCTCCAGGGGACGAGCTGCAGAGAAACAGCATTTAGGATTTACACTAACACTTAGCTTCAGCTCTGTATGAAAGTAGCTTCAGATAGCACAAAACCAGCAGATGAAGTCATTTTTTTTGGAGGGAATTAAAGGAGGGTAGTAAATGAAGAAAGAGTCAAGGCTGCACTGTATCACACTACCCCAcaattccccccccgcccccgaggccCTAGCTTACCCTTCTTGCTTTCCatagggagagagagatttttaagttTAAAGAAGGGAGAGAGTGAGCGTGCAAGAACAGATGCTAAACTATCAACTCTGAAGATACAGCAATTCTTAGAAACCCCAAAATGTCACAGGTAGAATCCAGCACAAATCTCCAGGCGTTTTTAAGTGCAAGACCAGGCAGGCTCTATAGAACTGCAGGTGGCTTTCCTTGGCAAAGCTTTTTAAACCCtcaaaaaaggaggggggggggaatataaATAGGACACTCAATCCAAGAGTCCTTATCACTTTAGAAGATaaattaaaagttaaaaaaatgttaGAAGTCTAGTAGACTCCTCCCAGCCCTTATGCTATTCACTTTTGGCCTTTAAATTTGATCAGAGAGCAAAAAACTACCTAAAAGTGGAAACTGACCAGCTAAAATCCAGTTTCACTGCCTAGTTCTCATGCACTAGGCCTCTGCCATTATCTGTGGATTTCCAGCACTGCCGGGCAATGTTTCAATCCCTCCGTAAGCCCTTCTTCCCATGAAGAGAGCCACTCTTTTCACTGACTTATTAAAGGATTTTCAGGACAATATTTATATCCAATCTGGGTTTCGTAAATCTTttagtacaggggttctcagcctgggGGGAATCCTCATCCCccagtgtgtatgtgtgggggggcggTTACACACAAACATTTCTTCCCATATTTCTAGATCAGAGAAGGTTCTGGTCAGAGAGAAGAGTTCTGGGAAGGTCTCTGGATAGAGAAAAATGAGTACCAATGTGTTAATATATACAGTTATCCTCCTAAAGGGCCCTTATTAAAGGCTCTGAACTCCAAAGTGAGTATGTGTAGCCAATATACCACAGCTAGGAGGTTACAAAGATACgttttacagcagtggttctcaaacttttgtactgtgacccctccccctttaccaattaaaaacacttttttatctatttaacaccattataaatgctggaggtgaagaggggtttggggtggaggctgacagctcacaactcccccatgtaataacctcgcaaccccctgcgGGGTCCCACctcccagtttgagagcccctgtgtTACAGGATCAGTGGATCACGCAGAGAGGGAAGACATCCCTTCATTCTTCATGGAATCACACTGTAACCATCAGCCCCGTTCATTACTTGCAATGGAGTTTCCTACCTTCCGAGGCAAACAGATTACTTGCAATACTGCCACAGATAAAACATTAGAAGGGAGGAAGCTTTATAACAGACTTGAGCTACCTAAAGTGATTGGGTCCATTACATCTTACTGTAGTAGCTGGGCGGGAGGAGGAAGATAGGGAGGGTGTTGTCCAGAGGAAGCGTCTTTACTCAAGGGACAACAACTGCAAATCAGGGAAGCAAGCAATAGGTCCAACCCCTTCCATCTCCGTGTCCTCTCTCACCCTAAATGCAACTGCCAGAACTCATAGAGCAAAGGGACTacatggagaaaaaaaattcaagatgCCCTACCAGGGGAGTCTTTGCCAAGGAAAGGGGTATCAGTTTCTCAGACGGACAAAGCAATAACAGACAAgtataacaaacaaaaacacattgCCTGTACATTGCCTTTTGTTTTTGCGTATctgaaggggaaaagaaaaatcaaagagacttcagtaaaaaaaaaatcctctgtaaacattttaaaagaaacattttggattttttttaaagagtgaaataatcaccccacccccaaaagaatCTGACTAGGAACATTAAAAATGGAGATTCAGAACTGCACACTTCGGTCTCGGAAGAAGCCCTCGGCCACTTGTGCTTCTCTGAAGGTCACGGTAATGGAGTTTGCGGTGATGTCTGTCACTGTCACTTCGCTGGGGGACAAGGTGGGGATCCAGGGGAGGCTGCCATCAACTGCATCCACACCTACTGCAGAGGGGGAGGTGGATAAGAGCACGTTAGAAAAAGAATGAGGGGCTAACAGAAGAGGAGCATCCTTGCTGGCTATGGGTGGGTGACATCAACCTGTGCCAAGTTTGCACATGCTCCAAGGCACTGTAGGGTCGAACCCCCACACACAGAAAGTAAGGGGCAGAGAGAAGAGGTGGGAAGATAATAATGGTACAGTGAAGGGTGAGGGAAAGAAGGGGGAGCGGCAAGAAGAacgacagacagacacacaatcaATTGTGCAGGCTGATACTACAACAGCCCCCAACACCACCACCATGCTTACAGGTCCATCAGCATGTTCATTATACATttcccaccctctttccaaacGGGAGTCAAAATATCCCACTTTAGGGGGAGTATCTGGCAACTGGATCTCAGCCCACTAGGCCTCCTGGTTAGTGCAAGTGTTCACTGTAGTGTAaactcaacccccaccccaatccaaACTAGTATTTTTGAAAGCTCATCCCAGATATGCCATGTTCCCTGGGCCTAAGGGGGCCCTAACAAACTGAGGATTTTCCTCCATTGTACCTCCAAATCCAGCCAAGGGAAGGGCTGGATGTGACTCTCTCCAAAGCCCATCAATGCCACTCCTTTGGGGTCCAAAGGGTACAAGAGTCTCCCTCTTTACTCCCTCCCCACCGAAGGGAGGAAGCTAAAAACACCTACTCTCCCCTGGAGCTCCTAATCTCTACCACTCAAAGTGAGGGACCCAAATACCCCCCCCCACTTCCACTTCCCCACAGTGTAAAAAACTCAAGAACAGATTGAACAAACCCCGCACCCAAAGAGAGCCACAAAAATAtatggagaggggagggaaacaTCCCCTCTCTATTACTTTACCTGTACTGCACCCTGTTGTCCCACCTGGGTATGGAATGTGGACCCCTTAACTGGGCATTTCCTGGCTTCTGTCTCAGATATCTGAGGTGTGTCTACTCTCACCTCGGAAAGAGTCCATTCACCCAGACACTAACCGGAATTCCGAACGTGCACACGTCGAGGGGAGAATAGAAAAATAGTTTTACATTtctctagcacctttcatcctTCAGATCCCAAACTGCTTTACAGACTGTACACTAGGGGTCACATCACCCACCATCAATATGCAGCATGACAGCCATTCTGCATTAGTGGCGCTACAGGGCAGTCGTGGAGGGGGAATTTAGGGAATTGAGTACTTTCTCCAATTGAAACTAGAAGGGAAAGTTTAGATCACCAGAATCTAATTAGCCCCATGGCCCAACCTAATTCTAACTTGGGTAACACCTTGCTCCTACCACAAGTACCATGACATTAATTTTACATCTCATCAGGAAAACCACGCCTTCAGAAGCTCAAACTATGCAGGGGTATTGGTTTGCTACTGACTCTGAAGGATATGACTCCTGAGatgcccccctgcagctcccggggtTTGCCTGGAGGTCTGCCATCCACTTACTGCCCTACTTAGCTTGTGATATTTGATGAAGTTCCAGTGACCTTCGCACCCCACCCTCAAAACAGGTGATTTAGCACAATATTAACGTAAAGGGATTTTGGgtggaagagagggagggaagggttCCCATTGACATTTGCACACATGCCTCAAAATGGCACTGCTAGAGGATTATGAGTATGTGAACTTCTCTCTTTTAAGGTTCCCTTTATCAGGGTGCGGGGAAGAACTATATGCTGGAACATGACAAGACACAGTTTCTCACTGCAACAGACAGCCATGTCATCTCTCTGGaaaagcagaggggaggagaagcagcactAGCTTTCACATGCACTCTGATACTATGATGATGGTCACCAATATAAGAACACATAGGTGGCAACACCACAGAAACAGACCAATAGATTAATTGAGTTATTCATCCAGACAACTTGCAGAGGTGTTTGGGGACAACCTTGCCAATTATAGCCTTTGCACACATTGTAAAGAGCTAACCCAAAACCACACTCCCAGGATGTAGTAGGCAAggaggaagagtgtgtgtgtccagTAAACAAAATCAGAGAGCATCACGCTCATGCCCCTCAATTCACAGTCAAATGGGGTCCCTGGCCTTACCTTCTTTGCTAGCATGCTGCGTCGCGTCCCAGTCATTGGGAGTCTGCCTAGTCTCTAGTGCCACTGATTCCTTCAAGAAGAACTCACGCCTATGGTTACGGCTCTCCAGGCTTGACATGCGTGGAAACTTCTTCCGCGACAGCCGGAGATATTTCTGGTTCTTGCGCTGCTTCCGGAGCGGGAATGGTAGGACACCTCCCCCACTCTTCTCCGATAGCTCTGTCTGTCCTGGCTTGGCCCCTGCCagattgcttcctcctcctcctccaaatcgCCGTGATAGAGAGAAACAGAGCTTCTCCTTTCCCTTGTGGGCACTCCTCAGGTCCATACCGTAAAGCCTCTGTGAATGGGAGTGGAACAGAAAGGCCAATCATTCCAGAGTAACAGAACTAAAGCATTTGTGTGTTTCAATGCCCTTGCAGGGACAGAACCATCCTAAGAGGAAGGGGGATAACTGTCTACAGGTGCATAAACGCCTAGGGAGGAGAGAGTTGTGCAGCGAGGTCactgagcagagggaaagcttgAGATGAATGCATCAAATCAACCATCCCAACAGCAAGAGCTATTACTGtacagcagaggttctcaaactctaggtcgggaccccaaagtgggtcacaaccccattttaatggggtcgccaaggCTGGTGTTGGCCCTGTGCCCCAGCAAGTCTGaagccaagccccactgcccaggactAAGGTTACATGCTCCCTTCCCAAggcagaagcccttgggcttcagctttggcccccgcAACCAGGGCGGCGGGGCTCGGTCTTTGGTACCCCCtcctagggtcatgtagtaatttttcttgtcagaagggAATCAAGGtccaatgaagtttgagaaccgctgctgtaCAGAATAGTCTCCTGAGACAGCCTGGTCAATCCCTGGGCATTGGtctaggagtcaggagacctgggttctagtcttgaGTCTGTCACGGATCTTCTAAATGACCACGGATAAGTCACTTCGTcccctgtgcctccatttcccttccCATCTTTTGTCTGTCCTCTAAAGTCTCCAGGGAAAGGGTGGTCTCTTGCTACATGGAGCCTCTTGGCACTAGCATAATAAAAACAAATACGAGTTGGAAGCTTACTTGCTTGGGATGTTTAAAATTGTGAAAACATCCTGGAGAAGAATACCATGGAGAGGTCTGCAAAAGGATAAACTAGCTGAGCCAGTAAGTCTTTCTTCTCTCTGTCTACCTCCTAAGATCACGTCCATGCCACAGCAGTGGGCAGACATATTATGGTTACTTGTGCAGGTTGCTAGTCACATGGAAGCAAAGTTCTAACGGCTCTGGCATTCCACAGAGCCAGGGCCCAGTTTGAATCCAGTGAGCACAAAAACAGGTAGCATCTCTTTTATGGCAGAAAACTAATTGtttaggtacttacatggccctgATTGCCCTGCGGGGCACCTACAGCCATCCCTTCTGAACAGTGGAACCCACTTGCCCTAATATGATTCCTCCACTGCCACAACGACCCTCTACAGGCcagctccatctgggcctgaGCATGGTTTAAGTTTTGCTGAAAATAAACATTAACACGGAGGCACAAGTTTCACCAGAGAGCTGTTTACAAGGCAGAATATCCGAGTGCTGCCCAAACCTCCTCCATCCCTCATGCAAGGATAATCTCCAGCAGAGGGATGCTCTCAGCGCCCTCTCAGAGCCTGAAGCA includes the following:
- the CBX7 gene encoding chromobox protein homolog 7 isoform X1 yields the protein MLIRGRAGNRAQVSWLPVQCTIHGLHCISSFKGKVEYLVKWKGWPPKYSTWEPEDHILDPRLVVAYEEKEERDRASGYRKRGPKPKRLLLQQNLNHAQAQMELACRGSLWQWRNHIRASGFHCSEGMAVGAPQGNQGHRLYGMDLRSAHKGKEKLCFSLSRRFGGGGGSNLAGAKPGQTELSEKSGGGVLPFPLRKQRKNQKYLRLSRKKFPRMSSLESRNHRREFFLKESVALETRQTPNDWDATQHASKEVGVDAVDGSLPWIPTLSPSEVTVTDITANSITVTFREAQVAEGFFRDRSVQF
- the CBX7 gene encoding chromobox protein homolog 7 isoform X4, which produces MLIRGRAGNRAQVSWLPVQCTIHGLHCISSFKGKVEYLVKWKGWPPKYSTWEPEDHILDPRLVVAYEEKEERDRASGYRKRGPKPKRLLLQRLYGMDLRSAHKGKEKLCFSLSRRFGGGGGSNLAGAKPGQTELSEKSGGGVLPFPLRKQRKNQKYLRLSRKKFPRMSSLESRNHRREFFLKESVALETRQTPNDWDATQHASKEVGVDAVDGSLPWIPTLSPSEVTVTDITANSITVTFREAQVAEGFFRDRSVQF
- the CBX7 gene encoding chromobox protein homolog 7 isoform X3; this translates as MELSAIGEQVFAVESIRKKRIRKGKVEYLVKWKGWPPKYSTWEPEDHILDPRLVVAYEEKEERDRASGYRKRGPKPKRLLLQQNLNHAQAQMELACRGSLWQWRNHIRASGFHCSEGMAVGAPQGNQGHRLYGMDLRSAHKGKEKLCFSLSRRFGGGGGSNLAGAKPGQTELSEKSGGGVLPFPLRKQRKNQKYLRLSRKKFPRMSSLESRNHRREFFLKESVALETRQTPNDWDATQHASKEVGVDAVDGSLPWIPTLSPSEVTVTDITANSITVTFREAQVAEGFFRDRSVQF
- the CBX7 gene encoding chromobox protein homolog 7 isoform X2, producing MLIRGRAGNRAQVSWLPVQCTIHGLHCISSFKGKVEYLVKWKGWPPKYSTWEPEDHILDPRLVVAYEEKEERDRASGYRKRGPKPKRLLLQQNLNHAQAQMELACRGSLWQWRNHIRASGFHCSEGMAVGAPQGNQGHRLYGMDLRSAHKGKEKLCFSLSRRFGGGGGSNLAGAKPGQTELSEKSGGGVLPFPLRKQRKNQKYLRLSRKKFPRMSSLESRNHRREFFLKESVALETRQTPNDWDATQHASKEGVDAVDGSLPWIPTLSPSEVTVTDITANSITVTFREAQVAEGFFRDRSVQF
- the CBX7 gene encoding chromobox protein homolog 7 isoform X6, encoding MELSAIGEQVFAVESIRKKRIRKGKVEYLVKWKGWPPKYSTWEPEDHILDPRLVVAYEEKEERDRASGYRKRGPKPKRLLLQRLYGMDLRSAHKGKEKLCFSLSRRFGGGGGSNLAGAKPGQTELSEKSGGGVLPFPLRKQRKNQKYLRLSRKKFPRMSSLESRNHRREFFLKESVALETRQTPNDWDATQHASKEGVDAVDGSLPWIPTLSPSEVTVTDITANSITVTFREAQVAEGFFRDRSVQF
- the CBX7 gene encoding chromobox protein homolog 7 isoform X5, with protein sequence MELSAIGEQVFAVESIRKKRIRKGKVEYLVKWKGWPPKYSTWEPEDHILDPRLVVAYEEKEERDRASGYRKRGPKPKRLLLQRLYGMDLRSAHKGKEKLCFSLSRRFGGGGGSNLAGAKPGQTELSEKSGGGVLPFPLRKQRKNQKYLRLSRKKFPRMSSLESRNHRREFFLKESVALETRQTPNDWDATQHASKEVGVDAVDGSLPWIPTLSPSEVTVTDITANSITVTFREAQVAEGFFRDRSVQF